Proteins found in one Sorghum bicolor cultivar BTx623 chromosome 1, Sorghum_bicolor_NCBIv3, whole genome shotgun sequence genomic segment:
- the LOC8056773 gene encoding uncharacterized protein LOC8056773, with amino-acid sequence MSSIWYTTTKKPTSSGLKHDVHLYTCDQWTLLSKIVVGGFFFASFLFALIISGIALSATSHPRAKPAAAAATATANAAQPPPPKPNLFIRLGDVEGLGPCASPPASPAFQLIVDADWLPPGYRYCSGGGNSMLRVSHRGIVLAWGHVPWFCVQGRGPSDEDGDGGVDEVVTVEARADGAVLREEVRRSVRTDLCVEGKARFSVEGEVAGLGYLRCQTSLFQDKATETEEPCPCLVQ; translated from the coding sequence ATGTCGTCCATCTGGTACACCACCACCAAGAAGCCCACATCCTCAGGCCTCAAACACGATGTGCATCTCTACACTTGCGATCAGTGGACTCTGCTTAGTAAAATCGTCGTAGGAGGCTTCTTCTTTGCCTCCTTCCTCTTCGCGCTCATAATCTCCGGTATCGCCTTGTCGGCGACGTCGCACCCGCGTGCaaagcccgccgccgccgccgccacggccacggccaacGCGGCGCAACCTCCGCCGCCCAAGCCTAACCTCTTCATCCGGCTGGGAGATGTCGAGGGGCTGGGTCCCTGCGCCTCGCCGCCGGCGTCACCGGCTTTCCAGCTCATCGTCGACGCGGACTGGCTACCGCCGGGCTACAGGTACTGCAGCGGAGGCGGGAACTCGATGCTGCGCGTCTCCCACCGCGGCATCGTCCTGGCGTGGGGACACGTGCCGTGGTTCTGTGTCCAAGGCAGAGGTCCGAGCGACGAGGATGGCGATGGCGGCGTCGACGAGGTGGTCACCGTGGAGGCAAGGGCGGACGGCGCCGTGCTGCGCGAGGAGGTGCGCAGGTCGGTACGGACCGATCTGTGCGTCGAGGGGAAGGCTCGGTTCTCCGTGGAGGGAGAGGTGGCCGGACTGGGATATCTTCGCTGCCAGACTTCACTGTTCCAAGACAAAGCTACTGAAACTGAGGAGCCCTGTCCCTGCCTCGTTCAATAA
- the LOC8057215 gene encoding tankyrase, protein MDRLVIPEPSNEVMIRVEPGRQARGELTLRNAMHTMPVAFRLQPAVRGRFAVRPHTGILAPLAAVTVEVLYLASVPPEGPSGSGGGGSRGDDAFLLHSVVAPGAAVKEPVTALDSVNPEWFSARRKQVFVDSGIRASFVGASVAARLVEAGAVEALREVLDRSEPEWRAADATDESGRTLLDLAVSLGRADIVQVLLEYGADADKPSRGRTPLETAAASGECLIAELLLANGATPAGSDAIHVAAAAGHNDVLKLLLGKPPSASPASSSSASFSSSFTSIDAAGRDGKTPLRLAAEAGRRDAVKALLAAGARADARCGTDGGTALHAAARRGDEAVARLLLSHGVAGTATVRDVAGKTAFEIAAEEGHGGRILDFLGLGEAILAAARKGEVRSVRRAADGGASVEGRDAHGWTPLMRAAFKGRADTVRDLIDRGTDMDAADAEGYTALHCAAEAGRADVVDLLLKNGANVKATTVKGRTAADAAAAAGKSKVVRLLDKASVMVGRKQDVSEKVAPAVAKGGSMDRKRRARKGSSGAIRFVGGKEGFEAAAVSVGWSH, encoded by the coding sequence ATGGATCGGTTGGTGATACCTGAGCCGTCGAACGAGGTGATGATCAGGGTGGAGCCCGGGAGGCAGGCGAGGGGGGAGCTCACGCTGAGGAACGCGATGCACACCATGCCGGTGGCGTTCAGGCTGCAGCCGGCGGTGCGTGGGCGCTTCGCGGTTCGCCCGCACACGGGGATCCTGGCGCCGCTCGCCGCGGTCACCGTGGAGGTGCTGTACCTTGCCTCGGTGCCTCCGGAGGGGCCCAGCGGGTCaggaggaggagggagccgtGGCGACGACGCGTTCCTGCTGCACAGCGTGGTGGCGCCGGGCGCCGCGGTGAAGGAGCCCGTGACGGCGCTGGACTCGGTCAACCCGGAGTGGTTCTCGGCGAGGAGGAAGCAGGTGTTCGTGGACAGCGGCATCAGGGCCAGCTTCGTGGGCGCGTCCGTGGCCGCGCGGCTCGTCGAGGCCGGCGCGGTCGAGgcgctcagggaggtgctcgaCCGCAGCGAGCCCGAGTGGCGTGCCGCGGACGCCACCGACGAGTCTGGCCGCACGCTGCTCGACCTCGCCGTCAGCCTGGGCCGCGCCGACATCGTCCAGGTGCTGCTCGAGTACGGCGCCGACGCTGACAAACCGAGCCGCGGCCGGACGCCCCTcgagaccgccgccgcctcTGGCGAGTGCCTCATCGCCGAGCTCCTCCTCGCCAACGGCGCGACGCCCGCCGGCTCCGACGCCATCcacgtggccgccgccgccggccacaACGACGTCCTGAAGCTGCTTCTTGGCAAGCCTCCCTCTGCCTCTCCGGCTTCATCCTCGTCCGCGTCGTTTTCGTCTTCGTTTACATCTATCGACGCGGCGGGGAGGGACGGCAAGACTCCTCTAAGGTTAGCGGCGGAGGCGGGGCGGCGAGACGCGGTGAAGGCGCTCCTCGCGGCGGGCGCGAGGGCCGACGCGAGGTGCGGCACGGACGGTGGCACCGCGCTCCACGCCGCGGCGAGGCGGGGCGACGAGGCGGTGGCGCGTCTCCTCCTGTCGCACGGCGTGGCCGGCACGGCCACGGTGCGCGACGTGGCCGGGAAGACCGCATTCGAGATCGCCGCCGAGGAAGGCCACGGCGGCCGGATCCTGGACTTCTTGGGCCTCGGCGAGGCGATCCTGGCCGCCGCGCGCAAGGGCGAGGTGAGATCGGTCAGGCGCGCGGCCGACGGCGGCGCGTCCGTCGAGGGGCGGGACGCGCACGGGTGGACGCCGCTCATGCGCGCTGCCTTCAAAGGGCGCGCCGACACGGTCCGCGACCTCATCGACCGCGGCACGGACATGGACGCGGCCGACGCCGAGGGTTACACGGCGCTGCACTGCGCGGCCGAGGCCGGTCGCGCCGACGTGGTCGACCTCCTCTTGAAGAACGGCGCGAACGTCAAGGCCACGACCGTGAAGGGAAGAACCGCCGCCGatgccgcggccgccgcggggAAGTCGAAGGTGGTTCGGCTTCTTGACAAGGCCAGCGTCATGGTGGGGAGGAAGCAGGACGTTAGCGAGAAGGTGGCGCCGGCGGTGGCGAAGGGCGGTAGCATGGACAGGAAACGGAGAGCGCGGAAGGGGAGCAGTGGCGCCATACGGTTTGTTGGTGGGAAGGAGGGATTCGAAGCCGCCGCGGTTAGCGTTGGGTGGTCACACTAG